TTGGTCGTTCTCAGTAGTTATAATATGTTATGCAGCTGTTTACATaataaacttttgtttaaattaatatttatgactgTTAAATTTCATCTAACTTGTTTGCAAATGCTCAAATAAATAACAACCACCGGAAAAGGAAGTGTCTTCCTTACTTAACTATGGTTTCGGCAGAATTATTTACTCTTATTCCTGCCAACACTTTGAGAACATGTCATTATCGATTTCTCGTAAGCAGgccaagtattcaaataaccattgttaatactttttgcgttgttttaaccccttgctgtacgatttaatttccaacagcacGGCCCAAAACGAGCACTTCGAGTCGTTCcgctactctgctgagtgtggGTATCTAACATGGGTGCCCTATGATGAGCAAATACATGttgtgtttaaaataaaaacgaaggaGTTATTACTACGTACTAActcgttcgtttttattttaattataatattcaaattatattttatatttttagctcattcaattttttttttaaataacggaAATTTGATAATCTTCAGTTGTCGGTATCCTCATCATATGCCTGAAGCTATGTAATTATTTCACATCGAGAAACAACGAGTGAAGTTCAATGttgtacgtgaaggggttaaggAAGTTCCATAAACTATAGGCGAAAttcgtgaattttaaaaaagtttatataattttgatgctattccaaacaaacttcaaagaaaaaattaagtaagatttttcttccatggaaagatataaaaatacgattagaacttttttcatttttttatacttgagttacaatataaagataaaaaatcagatcactgatattttgaaacattattcTAATGTTCTGAAATATACGCAATCTGCGTTTCAAGGATTTGTCGCTATTGATTTCTCCAGCGCGATCTTCTCCATCTCGTGGTTATGTCGTTTTTGTTCACTCAGATGTTCTTTGAGTGTGGCATCCACGGAAAGAATCGCTCGAGCTGATTGGCGCTGATAATGAACCAGATCACTCAAAttcttgtttgtgttttttaacaGGGATTTCACATTGGtgtgaaatttgttttgttgctcGACTTGCAGCTCTAATAGCCTCGTGGTAGAAGGTCTGGATTTTTTCGGCTGAGAGGGCTGGAAGTGAATGGTATTATTGATACCGTCACACTCGTCGGAAGTAccataatatataaaattttcctGGTCTGCAGCTTGAGGTTCACCCGAAGGCGAACCCAACTGTGTTCCATGAGATGAGGTACCCGGGATTCCTTCCACGGTCGCAAGTAACCCAGTTAGTAGAACTGCCTGCTCCTCCAGCTCGgacaaattgataattttattgggtCCTCCACCTGTCGCCCTCTGCTCCCGTTTGTTGTGAGCGAGTTTTCGCTTTAATCCGGACTTATAGTCCGCCCAAACCTACACAGAAAACCAGGGCAAAAATAAGACTATAAACATATGTTTCGGATTCGTTTTAGTATATACCTTTTTCCATCCACTTCCATCGCGAATAGGCGGTCCCAAACTATTGACTTCTGCCGCCAGATCATCCCAGAAGGGTCCGGAATTTCCTCGGGAGAAACCCTTTGCTATGTCCGGCTCTTGCTCCAGAAGCAGCACAATCCGCTCGAACTGATTTTTagtggttgttttgtttttgtttttttccctgttgaacgttaaaattaatttaaagaaaaaaatgattaaaaattagCTTACATTTTTGCAGTTCACCGCTCATCCGCTGCGGAAATTATTCACTCCTTCATAAACAAAGTGGGTTTGACGTTtggtttgattcgaatgaaagatgttcgaaaacaaaacagtCCGAACGAAAGGTATTCGAATTTGAAAACACCTCGAACGAAACAGGGAATGGAATTtaccaagtcgttcgaaatatttcgaatcgattgaaatacagaatagacaCCAATAAGTTAATCGTATTTTTCCTCTGAATTGAATTATTGAATCGAATTGAATTACCTTTGTTCATTTATCCTCGTCGCCAATTGTAGTAAAATAACCGCGAAGGGTGATCCAGCCAATATTGTTTTATTAAAATGTATCTTACACCAGTAGAGCCAACGTTTTCTATTGTATTCAAGTCTTTAGGGtgagtttagactagtgatatattcatgtaaagaaatatgatgagatttatagaaatcgcatcaaccgtttacactagcgcgagcTTATATAATgagtatattcatattttcggtgaatttattcacctgaagtagaattgcatccaactttagtgatttctcgcCAGtaagaaattcaccagcgtttacatatgcctgaatttattccatatattctacacatatatacctcgaagaagtgtatcatatatattctcacccgtttacatctattttcggctgaataaatccatctatagctatagatctccctaatgtaaacccgccatcaGATTGCTTTGTGCTGTTCGTCAGAAACGATTCTGCGGATGTGAGTCGTCTCAAATCACTacgaataaaattaattgaCAAATGGCTGAGAAGTGTtgcgtagtttttttttcaatataattaaATATTGTTCTTATTGAATATTTCATCAaataattttgccatgtgaaaataatgtcaatttttacGACATCTCAAATTACATTGGAATGCCCAtcacaacataaattcaaatccTCCTACGCTCGAaatgtccgaagtaacaaaaccATCAAGCAGCACGATTTTCGTAGTCGTATTtcgctaggtagtgcggactgaatcaaaacggctgtcaaaaaagatccaattgaaatgtcaaaagagatccaacgatcaggagtgttttttttcttatgacactataaaaaaggtattcttatcaaaggcaaaaataattaaacttaaaaaagaacgaacttcattttttcttcaattatttaATTGGCCATTGCATCTATGAAAGAGAATCTcatattgcaaggtatcagaacctGACAACAAACTGATCAACAAACTACGAATAACTcttagttcactccaagattttaaTGTGGGAGCGAAATTCGACATTAGCGAATTTTGATACGTACATACATagcaaaagtgaaatgttttgggGACGTTTTTTCTAACGCTAGTGAAAATAGTTTTGCTGGCCGAATGAAATCCACgtaattatgatccgctagtgCTGGTTATGAATATAATGGTGAAGCAATCTGCGCTTCGAgttgatgatggacgtaatcttctgagtcaactaccggcttaattgtggagaaggccttacggtttctcacgatgtttcttttccggttgaaatgtaacgatgtatttCTATCAAAATTGTACAGTCCCAAGGGCACTTAAGAGAGAACAGATCCCTCGACGCCAGACCCTAAAGTGCAATCCACAGCTCTCCTGCAAAAAGGATCGAACATGCTCCGCCAACGGATTGGATGATAGTTTTTGCTGTATAAGGACAGCACCCCAGTTCGATTTAAGACAG
The Toxorhynchites rutilus septentrionalis strain SRP chromosome 2, ASM2978413v1, whole genome shotgun sequence genome window above contains:
- the LOC129768971 gene encoding uncharacterized protein LOC129768971, which produces MEKNKNKTTTKNQFERIVLLLEQEPDIAKGFSRGNSGPFWDDLAAEVNSLGPPIRDGSGWKKVWADYKSGLKRKLAHNKREQRATGGGPNKIINLSELEEQAVLLTGLLATVEGIPGTSSHGTQLGSPSGEPQAADQENFIYYGTSDECDGINNTIHFQPSQPKKSRPSTTRLLELQVEQQNKFHTNVKSLLKNTNKNLSDLVHYQRQSARAILSVDATLKEHLSEQKRHNHEMEKIALEKSIATNP